A stretch of Rhododendron vialii isolate Sample 1 chromosome 4a, ASM3025357v1 DNA encodes these proteins:
- the LOC131322998 gene encoding probable LRR receptor-like serine/threonine-protein kinase At3g47570, with translation MFPHLEVLQLYANQFNGPLPLSISNMSQLLQLELGLNNFNGKVKNDFGSLQNLFLISLAFNNFDHRGSDGLAFLSSLTNCSNLQAIGMEDSQFGGVLPDSVGNLSYKLYYLTLGGNQLYGSIPSTIENLVNLEFFGLDNNLFTGSIPRSLGYLHKMQLMALSNNSISGEIPESIGNMSLLTKLYLGKNRLEGAIPSSLGNCRNLLSLTLSDNNLTGVIPIRLLNVSSLSITLDLARNQLSGSLPQEVETLKNLLEIDFSENGLSGEIPSNLGRCNSLENLYLQRNLFRGYIPPSFESLRGLKNLDLSHNNLSGQIPTFLGTFDLKTLNLSFNNFEGELPMNGIFTNGSAISVAGNYRLCGGISELRLPRCTTKKSRNKMSLSQMLGITIGSVLIGVAAASTFFICLFKKKRKTKPKISLLKDPFLKVSYGELLKATEGFSSTNLLGFGSFGSVYKGVIEQNGELVVAVKVLDLQTRGATKSFMAECEALRNIRHRNLVSLITSCSSIDFQGNEFKALVYEFMLNGSVDNWLHPIPEANNVEREFVGLDLLQRVDIAIDVACALDYLHHQCEMPIIHRDLKPSNILLDGNMVAHVGDFGLARFRAELTAPSTSSSTAIKGTIGYVAPEYGLGSEMSASGDVYSYGILLLEMITKKRPTDKMFKADLNLHNFASNALPQRVMEIVDPMLLTEEIYDSKMMENLISLIKIGLSCSTESPKDRMDINTVLHELQLVKNNILKVSN, from the exons ATGTTTCCTCACCTTGAGGTCCTTCAACTATACGCCAACCAATTTAATGGTCCCCTCCCGCTGTCAATATCCAACATGTCACAGTTGTTACAGCTCGAGTTGGGCCTTAACAATTTCAatggaaaagtgaaaaatgactTTGGAAGCCTACAAAATCTCTTTTTGATAAGTCTGGCTTTTAACAATTTTGACCATAGGGGATCTGATGGACTAGCCTTTCTTAGTTCTTTAACCAACTGTAGCAATTTGCAAGCCATAGGTATGGAGGATAGTCAATTTGGAGGGGTATTACCAGACTCTGTGGGCAATCTATCATATAAGCTCTATTATTTGACGCTAGGTGGAAATCAGTTGTATGGATCTATTCCTTCAACAATAGAAAACCTTGTCAATCTGGAATTCTTTGGTCTGGATAATAACCTATTCACAGGCTCGATTCCCCGTAGCCTAGGTTATCTTCATAAGATGCAACTAATGGCATTATCAAACAATAGCATCTCAGGTGAAATTCCGGAGTCTATTGGGAATATGTCATTGTTGACTAAACTTTACTTGGGAAAGAACAGGCTAGAGGGAGCCATACCGTCGAGTCTTGGCAACTGTCGGAACTTGTTGTCGCTAACACTCTCTGACAATAATCTTACTGGCGTCATACCGATACGACTTTTGAATGTCTCTTCTTTATCGATTACATTAGATCTAGCTCGCAACCAGTTGTCTGGATCCTTGCCACAAGAGGTTGAAACCCTCAAAAATTTGCTAGAAATCGATTTCTCTGAGAATGGTTTGTCTGGTGAAATTCCTAGCAATCTTGGTAGGTGCAATAGCCTAGAAAACCTATATTTGCAGCGAAATTTGTTTCGAGGATATATTCCTCCTTCATTTGAATCCTTGAGAGGTCTTAAAAATTTGGACCTTTCTCACAACAACTTATCTGGTCAAATTCCTACATTCTTAGGGACATTTGACCTGAAAACTCTCAATTTGTCTTTCAACAATTTTGAAGGAGAGTTGCCAATGAATGGTATTTTCACAAATGGAAGTGCAATATCAGTTGCCGGAAATTATAGGCTTTGTGGTGGCATTTCTGAACTACGACTACCTCGGTGCACCACGAAAAAGTCAAGAAACAAGATGTCTCTTTCACAGATGTTAGGAATCACAATAGGTTCAGTACTCATTGGAGTAGCCGCAGCATCAACtttcttcatttgtttgttcaagaagaaaagaaagaccaaACCTAAAATTTCATTGTTGAAAGATCCATTTTTGAAAGTCTCTTATGGAGAACTTCTCAAAGCAACTGAAGGTTTCTCTTCGACAAATCTGCTTGGTTTTGGTAGTTTCGGCAGTGTATATAAAGGTGTTATTGAACAAAACGGGGAGTTAGTTGTTGCGGTCAAAGTGCTTGACCTTCAAACTCGTGGCGCtaccaagagtttcatggcagaGTGCGAAGCCTTAAGAAATATTCGACACCGAAACCTGGTGTCGCTCATAACTTCTTGTTCTAGCATTGACTTTCAAGGAAATGAGTTTAAAGCTCTAGTTTACGAGTTCATGCTGAATGGAAGTGTAGATAATTGGTTGCATCCTATTCCAGAAGCAAATAATGTGGAACGTGAGTTTGTGGGACTGGATCTTTTACAAAGAGTAGACATTGCCATAGACGTGGCTTGTGCACTCGATTATCTTCATCACCAATGTGAAATGCCAATTATTCACCGCGATTTAAAACCGAGTAATATTCTTCTTGATGGTAACATGGTTGCCCATGTTGGAGATTTCGGTCTAGCTAGATTTCGTGCAGAGCTCACCGCTCCAAGTACTAGTAGTTCAACTGCAATAAAGGGAACCATTGGATATGTAGCTCCTG AGTATGGTCTCGGAAGTGAGATGTCAGCTAGTGGAGATGTTTATAGTTATGGAATCTTGTTGTTGGAAATGATAACAAAGAAGAGACCTACTGACAAAATGTTTAAGGCAGACCTTAATCTTCATAACTTTGCAAGTAATGCATTGCCTCAACGTGTGATGGAGATTGTTGACCCTATGCTCTTAACGGAGGAGATATATGACAGCAAAATGATGGAAAATTTGATCTCTCTTATCAAGATAGGATTGTCATGCTCTACAGAGTCCCCAAAAGACCGTATGGACATAAATACTGTACTCCATGAGCTTCAACTGGTGAAGAATAATATTTTGAAGGTAAGCAATTGA